The following coding sequences lie in one Flagellimonas eckloniae genomic window:
- a CDS encoding transporter codes for MDRSRISKPLVLLLFFPLLALAQYTDVINSNRPGRAVSAYAVGRNVIQAEVGLVYEQQDDATLNSDSNIFGTDISLRYGLLFETLEIKYEGSFINQNITYTDLGTDETRTDFSRNRLGLKFLVFDPFKNPENNKPNLYSWRANNVFQLKNLIPAVSVYAGATFNLGDNPFYVGDPIASPRAAIATQSRLSPRFVLISNIAYDRIGTDFPEWSYAVSLSHSFRDPKWSIFVENQGIKSDRYSDMLLRTGVAYLISPNFQADFHLGSGFKNTPSRIFAVLGFSYRLDLHKDKLVAIEDQKGGVNGKIKKNASKKKPKKGRKKKKDKIDF; via the coding sequence ATGGATCGTTCTCGTATTAGCAAACCCCTTGTACTTCTTCTATTTTTTCCGCTTTTAGCACTTGCGCAATATACGGATGTCATTAATTCCAATAGACCCGGTAGAGCTGTTAGCGCATATGCAGTAGGAAGAAATGTAATACAGGCCGAAGTTGGACTTGTGTATGAACAACAGGATGATGCTACTTTAAATTCTGATTCAAATATTTTCGGCACGGATATCTCTCTTAGATATGGGTTACTTTTTGAAACTTTGGAAATTAAGTATGAAGGGTCTTTCATAAATCAAAACATAACGTACACCGATTTAGGTACTGATGAAACCAGGACGGATTTTTCCCGAAATCGATTAGGGTTAAAGTTTTTGGTTTTTGATCCATTTAAAAATCCTGAAAACAACAAACCCAATCTATATAGCTGGCGTGCCAACAATGTATTTCAATTGAAAAATTTGATTCCAGCAGTTTCCGTTTATGCTGGAGCCACATTTAATCTTGGAGATAACCCATTTTACGTAGGAGACCCAATAGCATCACCAAGGGCGGCAATTGCCACGCAGAGTAGACTATCACCAAGGTTTGTATTGATTTCAAATATTGCCTATGACAGAATTGGAACCGATTTTCCAGAATGGAGCTATGCAGTGTCACTCTCCCATTCTTTCAGAGATCCTAAATGGAGTATTTTTGTTGAAAATCAAGGTATTAAAAGTGATCGGTATTCTGATATGTTGCTTCGTACCGGTGTTGCTTATTTAATTAGTCCAAACTTTCAGGCAGATTTTCATTTGGGTTCCGGTTTTAAAAATACGCCATCTAGAATCTTTGCTGTTTTAGGTTTTTCATATCGATTGGACCTTCATAAAGATAAATTGGTCGCTATAGAAGATCAAAAGGGAGGGGTAAATGGAAAAATCAAAAAGAATGCCTCGAAGAAAAAACCAAAGAAAGGTCGGAAAAAAAAGAAAGATAAAATTGACTTCTAA
- a CDS encoding YfhO family protein yields MNLSLKAIITHISVIAFFIFASLIYFYPVLQGKAIFQSDIAQYKGMSKERNDYKELTGEESYWTNSAFGGMPTYQLGANYPHDYIKKLDRLIRFLPRPADYLFLYFLGFYVLMLCLKVEYRLAILGALAFGFSTYLIIILGVGHNAKAHALGYIPMVLGGIVLVFRKKYLFGFILTALAMALEINANHYQMTYYFMLLVLVLGLVHLIYAIKDKKLKHFFASIGILIGAVILSIATNATNLMATKEYADWSTRGKSELTINPDGSPKEVQNGLDKDYITQYSYGIAESLNIFSPRLFGGSGNEDLGKESKAYEYLTSQGLSPTKALEFSSGMPLYWGNQPIVAGPAYIGAIIFFLFILGLCLVKGKKKWWLLTGAILALLLSWGKNFPALTNFMIDYFPLYNKFRAVSSIQIILELCLPILAVLGVRELFKSNDKISKKIAALKLSFFITLGLGIFIFILKAFFDFVGLRDDTYRGYFGDELMTMIQRDREAVYVSDTIRSLIFVLLTAVTLWLFIKNKIGKNLIAIVLGALILFDLIGVNLRYVNEDDFVRQRNVNTPFQASQIDELIQQDDSVYRVFDPQEGLNGARTSYFHKSIGGYHAAKPRQLQNLFEYHLYQNNIEVLNMLNVKYIIQQDEEGNSFPAVNDNANGNAWFVEDLISVYSVNDEINALSNLDTKKAAVINLIKNHNNSDFTRHKLTIDSLANIDLVDYLPNYIKYQSNNSNDGFAVFSEMHYPKGWNAFIDGKAEPHYKVNYALRGMKVPAGQHEIEFKFEPTVVKMGSQVTLASCILLGLIVIGGLGFSLRPKKSKTKT; encoded by the coding sequence ATGAATCTTTCTCTAAAAGCTATTATTACCCATATTAGTGTAATTGCTTTCTTCATTTTTGCTTCCCTTATTTACTTTTATCCGGTGCTACAGGGAAAAGCTATTTTCCAATCAGACATTGCCCAGTACAAAGGTATGTCCAAGGAGCGGAATGACTATAAGGAATTGACGGGGGAGGAATCCTATTGGACCAATAGTGCTTTTGGTGGGATGCCTACATATCAACTTGGGGCCAATTATCCACATGATTATATCAAGAAATTAGATAGACTGATTCGGTTTTTACCAAGACCGGCCGACTATCTTTTTCTATACTTTTTGGGATTTTACGTTTTAATGCTCTGCCTTAAAGTGGAGTATCGTTTGGCCATTTTAGGAGCATTGGCCTTTGGTTTTTCAACCTATTTGATCATAATACTTGGTGTGGGGCATAATGCAAAGGCTCACGCTCTGGGATATATCCCGATGGTTTTGGGCGGAATAGTGCTGGTGTTTCGAAAAAAATATCTGTTCGGATTTATATTGACTGCCTTGGCAATGGCCTTGGAAATAAATGCCAATCACTACCAAATGACGTATTATTTTATGCTACTGGTACTGGTATTGGGATTGGTACATTTAATTTATGCCATTAAGGATAAGAAATTAAAGCATTTTTTTGCATCTATCGGTATTTTGATTGGTGCAGTTATCCTCTCTATAGCTACCAATGCAACAAACTTGATGGCTACCAAGGAATATGCAGATTGGAGCACGCGTGGAAAATCAGAATTAACCATAAACCCTGATGGTAGTCCTAAAGAAGTTCAAAATGGGTTGGACAAAGATTATATAACCCAATATAGTTACGGCATAGCAGAGTCGTTGAATATATTTTCACCTCGTTTGTTCGGAGGTTCTGGAAATGAGGATTTAGGTAAAGAGTCCAAAGCCTATGAATATTTGACCAGTCAAGGGCTTTCACCAACAAAAGCCTTGGAATTTTCAAGCGGAATGCCTTTATATTGGGGAAATCAGCCCATTGTGGCCGGACCTGCCTATATTGGGGCCATAATATTCTTCTTATTCATTCTTGGCCTATGTTTGGTGAAGGGCAAAAAGAAATGGTGGCTGTTGACAGGTGCTATCTTGGCCTTGTTGTTGTCTTGGGGAAAAAACTTTCCCGCTTTGACCAATTTCATGATTGATTATTTCCCATTGTATAATAAGTTTCGCGCTGTATCTTCCATTCAAATCATTCTAGAATTATGTTTGCCTATTTTAGCTGTTTTGGGTGTTCGGGAGTTGTTCAAGTCCAATGATAAAATTTCAAAAAAAATAGCTGCCTTGAAGTTGAGTTTTTTCATAACCTTAGGCTTGGGAATATTTATTTTTATCTTAAAAGCGTTCTTTGATTTTGTTGGATTGAGAGATGATACCTATCGTGGTTATTTTGGAGATGAACTAATGACCATGATTCAACGGGATAGGGAAGCAGTTTATGTGAGTGATACCATTAGGTCGTTAATTTTTGTTTTGTTAACAGCTGTTACCCTTTGGTTGTTTATCAAAAACAAAATAGGGAAGAACCTGATTGCAATTGTTCTTGGAGCACTTATTTTATTTGATTTAATTGGAGTGAACCTCCGGTATGTAAATGAGGATGATTTTGTTCGTCAGAGAAATGTGAACACACCCTTTCAAGCCTCTCAAATAGATGAGCTGATTCAACAGGATGATTCTGTATATAGGGTTTTTGACCCACAAGAAGGATTGAATGGTGCAAGAACCTCATATTTTCATAAATCTATTGGGGGATATCATGCGGCCAAACCCAGACAACTTCAAAATTTATTTGAATACCACCTATATCAAAATAATATAGAGGTTTTGAATATGTTGAATGTAAAATATATCATTCAGCAAGATGAAGAGGGGAATAGTTTTCCCGCGGTTAACGATAATGCAAATGGTAATGCATGGTTTGTTGAGGATTTGATTTCAGTGTATTCAGTAAATGATGAAATTAATGCCCTAAGCAATTTGGATACTAAAAAAGCTGCAGTAATTAACCTTATAAAGAACCATAATAATTCTGATTTTACTAGACATAAACTTACAATAGATTCATTAGCTAATATTGATTTGGTTGATTACCTACCAAACTATATTAAATATCAGTCTAATAACTCAAATGATGGGTTTGCTGTGTTTTCGGAAATGCATTACCCCAAAGGATGGAATGCTTTTATTGATGGAAAAGCTGAACCGCATTACAAAGTAAATTACGCGTTACGAGGAATGAAAGTCCCCGCCGGACAGCATGAAATTGAATTCAAATTTGAACCAACGGTTGTAAAGATGGGTAGCCAGGTCACATTGGCAAGCTGCATTTTGCTTGGTTTGATTGTAATTGGAGGATTAGGATTTTCACTTCGCCCTAAAAAATCAAAAACCAAAACATAA
- a CDS encoding DUF4834 family protein, with product MVLLQTILVIILVYYALKLLAKWLAPRVINYAMRKTQERFGQQFGNYQDFGGKSNSNDKTTTTKKPFKKSNPSKKVGEYIDFEEID from the coding sequence ATGGTTTTATTACAAACGATTTTAGTTATCATCTTAGTATACTATGCCCTTAAATTGCTGGCAAAATGGTTGGCACCTAGGGTAATCAACTATGCCATGCGCAAGACCCAAGAGCGTTTTGGACAACAATTTGGAAATTATCAGGATTTTGGAGGTAAATCGAATAGTAATGATAAGACCACAACTACCAAGAAACCTTTCAAAAAATCCAATCCGTCAAAAAAAGTTGGAGAATATATAGATTTTGAAGAAATTGACTAA